The Candidatus Cloacimonadota bacterium genome includes the window ATCAGCTTTCTTCGTCGATTTTGATAATCTGTCGCTTCATTTCTGTACCTCTATTAGTTTTATTATTGTATTCAAAAGAGATCTCCCTTCTTCCACCAAATCGAAAGCATGTTTACTCATATTCCACTGGCTTACTAACAAACGCATGGAACCTACTACCATCCGGAAAATGTGAAGTGGATTCAATTCGGAGCAAATCAAGCCCATACTTTGCCCTTCACGAATGTATCCCATTACTTCATTACGATGGATGTGCATAATGGAGAGCAATTGCTCCTCAAATGAATGATCGTTCTTAAATAGCTCTTCACTAAACATCACCATGGCCAAATCAGGATCCCGGGTGAAAAGTTTGTAGCGGTCCATTACGAAGTGACTTAGCTTTTCCAGGGGATTCAGGTTTTGGCTATTTATACGATGGATTACAGAGCAGGATATGTCTTCAAAGTAACAGAGGATCATTGTAACTAGCTCTTTCTTGCTGCTGAAATGGCGATACAAAGCAGCGTCGCTAATGCCGATGCTCTTCGCCAGGTTCTTAGTAGTGAGCTTTTCATAGCCCTGCTGTGCAATCACGCGGATGGCAGCCTGTAGTATTTCCATTTGTCTTGAAGTAATATCCATCATATCTTCCTTAGTATTGGCGCACGTAAGTAAGCGCTCACTAACTAATCTAACTGATCCCACTTTTGGAGCAAGTTCTTTTTTCTGATTAAGCGCAATTAGGGTCTGGATGTCCCTGAAATTGCTTGCTATTTGTTTGAAAGCAAAGAACTTGTCGTCTCGGAGAAAAATGTGTGTCATTCACTCTATCCGTTTATTTCGGTTATGCAAGAAATCGTAAAATAGGATGGATAAGGTGAATGCCTCTTGAGAAGATATTTGTAGCTGATATGTGTAAGGATATCAACAGTGCATCGTGTGTAGTATAAAGAAATGCCTTGTCAATAAAAGCATAATAAAAGATTCTGTCTATAGAAAGAATAAAGTGAAGAGAGGATAGAAGATCAAGCACCAACGCAGGTTTTGGAAAATTGCAAAAACGCAATACAGCGTGAGAGACGATAATCCTTTTGTGGCTTATCTGAAGGGGGCTATTCAAATAGCCTTGCTGTGTACTGCTTTTTTTCTCCTTTTAATCCAGTATGGCAGCCAATCAGATTATTCCAAAGCGGGAACTAAGAACGGAAATTATGTTACTTTCGAATCGAGTTATACTGACGAACCGGTGTCTTTGCCCACATCCAAATCTTCCGGAACGTTATCGAACAAAAGAGATATACTCACTCCTCTCTTCGGCTTTATTCCACGTTATGTGGCGATAATGAGCTTCGTGATAGTATTCGTAATTTCCTGCGGTGTTGTCTATATGTATCTGCGGATTTCTGGTCTCTTGCGTTAGTAACCTATTCCTAAGATCAAATCCACAGCAGTTTCGCCTTCTTTTGTTTTACTAAAGCGCACCCCGGCCGTACTGAATCCGGAAAAAGCAGCACCGATCTCCGCAATCAACTCCAGGCCATAGGAGTATTGTTCTGGAACTATGGTCTCGTCCTGGGGCACAGCAAGATCGTAAAAGATTCCCAAATTGATGTCTTCCAGGTAAATCTGCGGATTCCACATACCTTCCCGAATCTTGAGCAAGGGGGTATAAAGGGTATTGCGCAAAGTAGCCCCTTTGTTCGCAGCCATTTCTTTGCTGTATCCGCGTAAAGAGTAAAATACGTCGTCCGAATCTGCGTCTGGATCGTAGGCAAGATTCAGAGTACTGTTCAATTCAGCCGGGGCAAACAACTTCTGCCGGACAGCGAACTGTCCCTGCCAACCGGTACGGTATCTGCTATCCAGGCTTAAATCATCAAATTCCATATACAGAGTATTGCGGATTCCCGCCTGCCCGCTAGCCCAGGAAAAGCTTTGACTGATGAAAGGATATGCCATATAGCTGTCGAACTGATCTCTGGCCTTTAGCCCCAAGCCCGCATTAATGCTGTTGAGCCCGTAATTCTGACGCTGGAATAGCGAGATGGAGTTATTCAGAGTAATGCTGATATCCTCATCGGAGCTGATGATCAGATCCTGATTTAGGGGGCTGAAGACACGGCTGCCAATAGAGAGATCGCCAATTACTGTCTTGCGTTGGGAGTCGTACACAGCCTGAAGTTGCCACATGGGAACATCTCCCACTGCATCCATACCTACCAGAACTGCTCCGATAGACAGGGAGTCCGCGGTTCCTTCGATGATGGGTAAACGCAATACCCGCGGATTGATCATGTGAAAGATGTTTTGGCAGTAATCTCCCTGATAGATGGAGCTGCCATCAAAGAGAGTGCTTTGGCCGCTAAACTTGCCTTTGGCAAAGGGTGGAACAGGTTTTTTTACGACCGGGCGTCGGATTTCCTTGAGGTTTACACTTGCTTGATACACGTCCATCCCCCCGGCATTGGGTGAGAGATAATACATGGTGTCAGAATCCGGAAATACAGGGTTTTTCAGGTAGTCATCGCTATACAGGCTGTATGTCCGCTTACTGTTCAGATCCAGAATGTAGCCTTTCAATTGGTCGTTTAAGGTTTCATTATAATGCAACTGACCGTCTTGAGCGCGTAACAAAATGTGCGCTCCAGGCCCGCTTACAATAAGGATCAGCTTGCCCTGCTCCAGGGCGTATATATCGCTATTGCTCCAATAAGCTTTTGCATTCAGGTAGATCAGGCCGTTCATCAGGGAAATGGAGTGGATCAGCTCTTCGCCATCATACAGGACTCTTTTGCTCCTTGAAGCGGGATCGAAATTGAAGAGGACAGAGCCTCGATACAAGGGCTTGTCTTCCGCGATCAGTAAACTTCCGTCCGCTTGGGGCAAGAATGCCCTCACCCTGCCTTCATAAAGGATTCTGCTGCCATAACCTTCTTTCAACAGAATCTGAGTGATGGCACCATAACCGTCGTTTTCCTTATTGGCAAAGCCCCGCTTATATTCATTGCGGCTATAAAATATCCTATCTCCCAGAATGTGATAAGCTGCTGGGAAATCTGTGGCTTGATTAAGGATGGTTTCTGGCTTTGTATTGGGATTGCCAAGATCAATACGCATGAGTTTGTAGCTGGAGAATGAAGATCCGGGGCCGGTCTTTACCTGATGTCGGTGAGTGTAGTACAGTGCACCCTGGTGATATTTCAGATTGTCTTTTTCCCATCCATCCTTCGTGATCTGCTTGCGCTCGATGTTCTTCACGCGAGCTTTTTCGCTGGCCTGCCAATCGTTCCACAAGTTTTGTAAAGGGACTCCATAAGCATTGTTGAAAGCGGGATCCAAAGCCAAAGCAGGAGTTATCATGTTTGTGTATGCCTCCATTTTGGAGGAGTTATCTTTATACAGGGCGGCGAACTTATCCTCCCCGTAGGTCTCTGCTAGATACCGATGAAAGCTGCCACCAAACACATAATAGTGAGCCAGAGGAGTATCCTTAGAATAATAGGAGGCTTTGGTGCGAGAGGGTAATTTGTCTTCGCGAGCCAAAGCGGAGATCAGAGCGGAGTAGTATGCACTGTTCATCCTGCCGCTATAGTCGGAAAGCTTGGATTCGCCATAGACGGTGATGCCTTCCGTCATCCACATGGGCTGATACATCTGCACATAAAAGAGGTTGCCGAAAATTGTACGCAAGATGGAAGGAAGTCCGGATTCGTGAGTCAGTTGCAGCTGATGGATATATTCATGTGGAGCCACGATCTGAAACCAGTCCTCACCGTAAGAAAGCTCATCATTGGTGGGTGGATACATATAGAGACCAATCAGATTGCCGGTCGGGCTGGCAAAGCCATTAACCAGGTTGCCCATGTCTTCCAGCTTGATTGCAGCACGGGGATAAGTGTTTCCGGTTAGTTGCTCCAAGCGGGGACGGTAGTACTCGATTACCTGCAGTACCTGGAGGGCTTCATCTTCCATCCCGGGGTGGTAATAGACCATGAAGTTGTCGTTTGCCAGGGTCTTCACTTCGCAAAATAGGAAGCTTGAGACAGAATAAAACACAAGAATAAATAACGCTTTAATGATTTTC containing:
- a CDS encoding TetR family transcriptional regulator, whose translation is MTHIFLRDDKFFAFKQIASNFRDIQTLIALNQKKELAPKVGSVRLVSERLLTCANTKEDMMDITSRQMEILQAAIRVIAQQGYEKLTTKNLAKSIGISDAALYRHFSSKKELVTMILCYFEDISCSVIHRINSQNLNPLEKLSHFVMDRYKLFTRDPDLAMVMFSEELFKNDHSFEEQLLSIMHIHRNEVMGYIREGQSMGLICSELNPLHIFRMVVGSMRLLVSQWNMSKHAFDLVEEGRSLLNTIIKLIEVQK